From Bacillus horti, one genomic window encodes:
- a CDS encoding YktB family protein, whose product MTFTGFTQQDFDVFHIEGLDERMAALIKLIRPKLEELGTRLQKPLSELVGEEMFPHVAKHARRTVNPPNDTWVAWANNKRGYKQHPHFQVGMWESHLFVWFALIYECPTKQDFAKVALKEAATIYKQIPDSFVWSIDHMRPEAIPQSELKQKDVKEMLIRLRDVKKAELLCGIHIDRHDPILTDGAALEDKILDTFEQLSALYKLSLRVRV is encoded by the coding sequence ATGACATTTACAGGCTTTACTCAGCAGGATTTTGATGTTTTTCATATAGAAGGTTTAGATGAACGTATGGCAGCCTTAATTAAGCTAATTCGCCCTAAGCTTGAAGAACTAGGCACAAGGCTTCAGAAGCCCTTATCTGAGCTTGTAGGAGAGGAAATGTTTCCTCATGTGGCTAAGCATGCGCGGCGAACAGTCAATCCCCCTAACGATACCTGGGTAGCTTGGGCAAATAATAAACGTGGTTATAAGCAGCACCCCCACTTTCAAGTTGGTATGTGGGAGAGTCATCTATTTGTTTGGTTCGCTTTAATTTATGAATGTCCTACAAAACAGGATTTTGCAAAGGTTGCGCTTAAAGAAGCAGCCACTATTTATAAGCAAATCCCTGACAGCTTTGTTTGGTCTATTGATCATATGAGACCAGAGGCGATTCCCCAGTCTGAATTGAAACAGAAGGATGTAAAAGAAATGCTCATAAGATTGCGAGATGTCAAAAAAGCAGAGCTTCTTTGCGGCATTCATATTGATCGCCATGATCCCATTTTAACGGACGGAGCTGCTTTGGAGGATAAGATACTAGATACCTTTGAGCAGTTGAGTGCTCTATATAAATTATCTCTTCGTGTAAGGGTTTAA
- a CDS encoding inositol monophosphatase family protein, protein MNSGTFKAIFEHAKEWTLEAGRQLRETLQDQIVVEYKTSAADLVTEKDKAIEQFFVERINEFYPKHFILGEEGIASGQEFQPEKETVWIIDPIDGTTNFVHQKKDFSISIGIFVKGTPMIGIIYDPIQDECFYAQKGEGAYHNGKKLPLLSETTVEESVLGINALWLTSNEIFDHARFQSLVRHARAVRSVGSAALELAYVACGRFDGSVSLRLSPWDYAGGVAILEEVGAKVTTIDNQPLSISAKRTTVFAASPKLHQEIMENFLLSSDIPKYSLKV, encoded by the coding sequence TTGAATAGTGGAACTTTTAAAGCGATATTTGAGCATGCTAAGGAATGGACATTAGAGGCAGGAAGACAATTACGAGAAACTCTTCAAGATCAGATTGTTGTAGAATATAAAACATCTGCAGCAGATTTAGTAACAGAGAAAGACAAAGCGATAGAACAATTTTTTGTTGAAAGAATTAATGAATTTTACCCAAAACATTTTATATTAGGGGAAGAGGGGATAGCTTCCGGACAGGAATTCCAGCCTGAGAAGGAAACGGTATGGATTATAGACCCGATTGATGGAACCACTAACTTTGTCCATCAAAAAAAGGATTTTTCCATCTCCATCGGCATTTTTGTCAAAGGTACTCCTATGATTGGGATCATATATGACCCAATACAGGATGAATGCTTTTATGCACAAAAAGGAGAAGGGGCTTATCATAATGGTAAGAAACTTCCCCTGCTTTCGGAAACAACAGTAGAAGAATCTGTTCTAGGGATAAATGCGTTATGGCTTACGTCAAATGAAATTTTTGATCATGCAAGATTCCAATCGCTAGTTAGGCATGCACGTGCAGTACGTTCTGTTGGCTCAGCAGCCTTAGAGCTAGCCTATGTAGCCTGTGGACGCTTTGATGGCTCTGTAAGCTTACGCTTATCTCCATGGGATTATGCTGGTGGAGTAGCCATATTAGAAGAGGTTGGGGCAAAGGTGACAACAATTGATAACCAACCATTATCTATTAGTGCCAAGCGCACAACCGTTTTTGCAGCAAGTCCTAAACTACATCAAGAGATTATGGAAAACTTTTTACTTTCATCAGATATACCCAAATATAGTTTAAAGGTTTAG